In one window of Camelina sativa cultivar DH55 chromosome 15, Cs, whole genome shotgun sequence DNA:
- the LOC104747139 gene encoding GDSL esterase/lipase At2g04570-like, with amino-acid sequence MESHYSNQKPHINTMEHLKSLFTILFLITLSPLTVTFAGKIPAILVFGDSSVDAGNNNYIPTVARSNFEPYGRDFVGGKPTGRFCNGKIATDFMSEALGLKPIIPAYLDPSYNISDFATGGTFASAATGYDNATSDVLSVLPLWKQLEYYKEYQTKLKAYQGKGKATDTINDSLYLISIGTNDFLENYFAFPGRSSQYSVGLYQDFLAGIAKDFVKKLHELGARKISLGGLPPMGCMPLERATNLGTGGECVGRYNDIAVQFNGKLEKLVEQLNKELPGSNVVFSNPYEPFMRIIKNPSSFGFEVVGAACCATGMFEMGYGCQRNNPFTCTNPDKYVFWDSFHPTQKTNHIMANALMNSTFAHFL; translated from the exons ATGGAATCACACTATTCCAATCAAAAACCACACATTAACACTATGGAACACCTCAAAAGTCTCTTCACAATTCTCTTCTTAATAACTTTGTCGCCGCTGACCGTAACGTTTGCAGGTAAAATACCGGCGATTCTAGTGTTTGGCGATTCTTCCGTAGATGCTGGGAACAACAACTATATCCCAACGGTTGCAAGAAGCAACTTTGAGCCATATGGACGGGACTTTGTTGGTGGGAAGCCAACCGGACGGTTTTGTAACGGAAAGATTGCAACGGATTTTATGTCCGAAGCGTTAGGGCTTAAACCGATAATTCCGGCATACTTGGATCCTTCTTACAACATTTCAGATTTTGCAACAGGTGGCACCTTTGCTTCCGCGGCTACTGGCTATGACAACGCCACTTCTGATGTTCTG TCAGTACTACCTCTATGGAAACAACTCGAATACTACAAAGAAtaccaaacaaaactaaaagcatACCAAGGAAAAGGCAAAGCTACAGACACCATAAACGACTCCCTATACCTCATAAGCATAGGGACCAACGATTTTCTCGAGAATTACTTCGCTTTTCCTGGCCGTTCTTCGCAGTACTCTGTTGGTCTTTACCAAGATTTTCTAGCTGGAATAGCCAAAGACTTTGTGAAGAAGTTACACGAACTTGGTGCTAGGAAGATCTCATTAGGTGGATTGCCTCCAATGGGATGCATGCCATTAGAGAGAGCCACCAACCTTGGCACGGGAGGCGAGTGCGTTGGACGCTACAACGATATAGCGGTTCAGTTCAACGGAAAGCTTGAGAAGCTGGTTGAGCAGCTGAACAAAGAGCTTCCTGGTTCCAACGTCGTTTTCTCAAATCCCTATGAACCATTTATGCGAATCATCAAGAACCCTTCCTCTTTTG ggtTCGAGGTGGTGGGAGCAGCATGCTGTGCCACGGGGAtgtttgagatgggatatggtTGCCAAAGGAACAACCCATTCACATGTACCAACCCAGACAAGTATGTGTTTTGGGATTCATTTCACCCAACACAGAAGACTAATCACATCATGGCCAATGCTCTCATGAACAGCACATTCGCTCACTTcctttaa
- the LOC104747138 gene encoding uncharacterized protein LOC104747138 isoform X1, with amino-acid sequence MICFPSYFKRLLCLLIRMGFDSYVFLLFRELAIQIAEQFEALGADISLRCAVLVGGIDRMQQTIALGKRPHVIVRKLQRACLRNPVKIELPPNTPQSILLSSSIGLLLLNTRYLNYITKRSKQIIGRQSLIIVGESSRCKKVIRNGIFTLHFYYYM; translated from the exons ATGATTTGCTTCCCTAGTTACTTCAAGCGTTTACTTTGTTTGCTAATTCGTATGGGATTTGATTCCTATGTGTTCCTTCTCTTTAGAGAGCTTGCAATCCAGATTGCTGAGCAGTTTGAAGCTCTAGGAGCTGATATAAGTCTTAGGTGTGCTGTG cttgTTGGAGGTATAGACAGGATGCAACAAACTATTGCTCTTGGGAAACGGCCTCATGTTATT GTTCGTAAACTTCAAAGGGCATGTTTGAGGAATCCTGTGAAG ATTGAACTGCCTCCAAATACTCCACAGTCGATACTCTTAAGCAGCAGTATCGGTTTGTTGCTGCTAAATACAAGGTACCTTAACTACATAACAAAACGTAGTAAACAGATAATAGGAAGACAAAGTCTTATCATTGTTGGAGAGAGTTCAAGATGCAAAAAAGTTATCCGCAATGGTATATTTACTCTGCACTTTTACTACTACATGTAA
- the LOC104747138 gene encoding DEAD-box ATP-dependent RNA helicase 36-like isoform X3: MICFPSYFKRLLCLLIRMGFDSYVFLLFRELAIQIAEQFEALGADISLRCAVLVGGIDRMQQTIALGKRPHVIVRKLQRACLRNPVKIELPPNTPQSILLSSSIGLLLLNTRI, translated from the exons ATGATTTGCTTCCCTAGTTACTTCAAGCGTTTACTTTGTTTGCTAATTCGTATGGGATTTGATTCCTATGTGTTCCTTCTCTTTAGAGAGCTTGCAATCCAGATTGCTGAGCAGTTTGAAGCTCTAGGAGCTGATATAAGTCTTAGGTGTGCTGTG cttgTTGGAGGTATAGACAGGATGCAACAAACTATTGCTCTTGGGAAACGGCCTCATGTTATT GTTCGTAAACTTCAAAGGGCATGTTTGAGGAATCCTGTGAAG ATTGAACTGCCTCCAAATACTCCACAGTCGATACTCTTAAGCAGCAGTATCGGTTTGTTGCTGCTAAATACAAG AATATGA
- the LOC109129120 gene encoding glutathione S-transferase T3-like has translation MESNNTPNNQSQHYFSLLNFPYDSFASNVNIGSSQIPYFSSQPSSLPSSQPSSQPSSQPSSQPSSQPSQAPSQTEETAEQRRERRLWSTQDDLVLISGWLNTSKDAVVGNGQKSGSFWIRIGDYYETSNHVCDGAEPRRPDHCRQRWQKISKDVSKFCGAFAEAESERASGMNDLDVLQNAHQIYTNLYKTKFSMEYAWNVLRYEQKGTSLEGMNPTPKTTSSNKRKADEAAPSTGSVFGEQESRPAGIKATKRVRNKGKEKAAPSAEFNHMWEIKQKDLEGMKQLQKMSILDTLIAKNETLDNDEKALKKKLMAELF, from the coding sequence ATGGAATCAAACAATACTCCTAACAATCAGTCTCAACACTACTTTAGCCTTCTTAACTTCCCATATGACAGCTTTGCTTCCAATGTAAACATTGGTTCCTCTCAAATTCCTTATTTTAGTTCACAACCAAGTTCACTTCCGAGTTCACAGCCAAGTTCACAGCCAAGTTCACAACCAAGTTCACAGCCGAGTTCACAGCCGAGTCAAGCTCCTAGTCAAACAGAAGAGACAGCAGAACAGCGAAGGGAGAGAAGGCTATGGTCCACCCAAGATGACTTAGTCCTAATAAGCGGCTGGTTAAACACATCGAAGGATGCAGTAGTTGGGAATGGGCAAAAGTCAGGGTCCTTTTGGATCCGTATAGGAGACTACTACGAAACAAGTAATCATGTCTGTGATGGTGCTGAGCCTAGGCGCCCTGACCATTGTAGACAAAGGTGGCAAAAGATCAGTAAGGATGTGAGCAAGTTCTGTGGAGCTTTTGCAGAGGCAGAGAGTGAGAGAGCTAGTGGGATGAACGATCTAGATGTTTTACAAAATGCTCACCAAATCTACACTAACTTGTACAAGACCAAGTTCAGTATGGAGTATGCTTGGAATGTTCTACGCTATGAACAGAAAGGGACAAGTCTCGAGGGTATGAACCCCACTCCGAAGACAACCAGTTCTAACAAGAGAAAAGCTGATGAAGCTGCACCATCTACGGGTTCTGTCTTTGGTGAGCAGGAGAGCAGACCCGCGGGCATCAAGGCAACGAAAAGAGTGAGGAACAAAGGCAAAGAGAAGGCTGCACCATCTGCGGAGTTTAATCACATGTGGGAGATAAAACAGAAGGATTTAGAGGGCAtgaaacaactccaaaagaTGTCCATTCTTGACACTCTCATTGCCAAGAATGAAACCCTAGACAATGATGAAAAagcattgaagaagaagctaatggcgGAACTATTCTAA
- the LOC104747138 gene encoding uncharacterized protein LOC104747138 isoform X2 encodes MICFPSYFKRLLCLLIRMGFDSYVFLLFRELAIQIAEQFEALGADISLRCAVLVGGIDRMQQTIALGKRPHVIVRKLQRACLRNPVKIELPPNTPQSILLSSSIGLLLLNTRYLNYITKRSKQIIGRQSLIIVGESSRCKKVIRNEYERIRR; translated from the exons ATGATTTGCTTCCCTAGTTACTTCAAGCGTTTACTTTGTTTGCTAATTCGTATGGGATTTGATTCCTATGTGTTCCTTCTCTTTAGAGAGCTTGCAATCCAGATTGCTGAGCAGTTTGAAGCTCTAGGAGCTGATATAAGTCTTAGGTGTGCTGTG cttgTTGGAGGTATAGACAGGATGCAACAAACTATTGCTCTTGGGAAACGGCCTCATGTTATT GTTCGTAAACTTCAAAGGGCATGTTTGAGGAATCCTGTGAAG ATTGAACTGCCTCCAAATACTCCACAGTCGATACTCTTAAGCAGCAGTATCGGTTTGTTGCTGCTAAATACAAGGTACCTTAACTACATAACAAAACGTAGTAAACAGATAATAGGAAGACAAAGTCTTATCATTGTTGGAGAGAGTTCAAGATGCAAAAAAGTTATCCGCAATG AATATGAAAGAATCAGGAGgtag